Proteins found in one Serratia plymuthica genomic segment:
- the ompX gene encoding outer membrane protein OmpX: MKKIACLSAVAACVLAVTAGTAFAGQSTVSAGYAQGDFQGVANKADGFNLKYRYEFDNSPLGVIGSFTHLEKNGSQDGYYGKAQYNSITAGPAYRFNDWASIYGVVGVGYGKNIDNAQDGTDRNGNSDYGFTYGAGLQFNPIQEVALDVGYEQSRIRSVDVGTWMVGVGYRF, from the coding sequence ATGAAAAAAATTGCATGTCTTTCCGCAGTAGCAGCCTGTGTATTAGCAGTAACCGCAGGTACCGCATTCGCTGGTCAGAGCACCGTATCCGCTGGCTATGCGCAGGGTGACTTCCAAGGCGTTGCCAACAAAGCCGACGGTTTCAACCTGAAGTACCGTTACGAGTTCGACAACAGCCCACTGGGCGTGATCGGTTCCTTTACCCATCTGGAAAAGAACGGTTCTCAAGACGGTTACTACGGTAAAGCGCAGTACAACTCTATCACTGCCGGTCCAGCTTACCGTTTCAACGACTGGGCAAGCATCTACGGTGTAGTTGGTGTTGGCTACGGCAAAAACATCGATAATGCACAAGATGGCACCGATCGTAACGGCAACAGCGACTACGGCTTCACTTACGGCGCTGGTCTGCAGTTCAACCCAATCCAGGAAGTTGCTCTGGACGTAGGTTACGAGCAGAGCCGCATCCGCAGTGTTGACGTTGGCACCTGGATGGTTGGCGTAGGCTACCGTTTCTAA
- a CDS encoding nitrilase family protein: MTTSLRAATVQFQHRANDKNYNLSVMEGFIARAAAEQIQVLTFPEMCITGYWHVRHLSAGEIGALAEPIADSPSLARIRPLAERYNMAIGVGLIELGEDGNYYNAYAVCLPDGALHVHRKLHAFEHEAIASGDSFTVFDTPWGVRMGVLICWDNNLVENVRATTLLGADVLLAPHQTGGTHSRSPHGMKPIPLALWQQRKDHPAAIEEAFRGEHGRGWLMRWLPARAHDNGLFILFSNGVGRDDDEVRTGNAMILDPYGRILAETWAAEDNMVIADLDLSLIPLSTGRRWIQGRRPALYDILTEPQGYERDARSARFSSQPTQKLGK, from the coding sequence ATGACAACCTCTCTGCGCGCCGCGACGGTGCAATTTCAGCATCGCGCCAATGATAAAAACTACAACCTGTCGGTGATGGAGGGCTTTATCGCCCGCGCCGCCGCCGAACAGATCCAGGTATTAACCTTTCCGGAAATGTGCATTACCGGCTACTGGCACGTAAGGCACCTCAGCGCCGGCGAAATTGGCGCGCTGGCGGAACCTATCGCCGACAGCCCTTCGCTGGCGCGCATTCGTCCGTTGGCGGAACGCTATAATATGGCAATCGGCGTCGGGTTGATCGAGTTGGGCGAGGATGGCAACTATTACAACGCCTACGCCGTATGCCTGCCCGACGGCGCCCTTCACGTCCACCGCAAACTGCACGCCTTTGAACATGAGGCGATAGCCAGCGGCGACAGCTTTACCGTGTTCGATACTCCCTGGGGGGTGCGGATGGGCGTTCTGATTTGCTGGGACAATAACTTGGTGGAAAACGTACGCGCTACCACCCTGCTGGGAGCGGACGTGCTGCTGGCACCGCACCAGACAGGTGGCACCCACTCGCGCAGCCCACACGGCATGAAACCGATCCCGCTGGCGCTATGGCAGCAGCGCAAAGACCATCCGGCGGCGATAGAAGAAGCCTTTCGGGGCGAACATGGCCGTGGCTGGCTGATGCGCTGGTTACCGGCGCGCGCACATGACAACGGCCTGTTTATTCTGTTCAGCAACGGCGTGGGTCGCGATGACGACGAAGTGCGCACAGGCAACGCGATGATCCTTGATCCCTATGGCCGTATTCTGGCGGAGACCTGGGCGGCAGAAGATAACATGGTGATCGCCGATCTCGATCTGTCGCTGATCCCGCTCAGCACCGGGCGCCGCTGGATCCAGGGTCGTCGGCCGGCGTTATATGACATCCTTACGGAACCGCAGGGTTACGAGCGCGATGCCCGGAGCGCCCGCTTCTCGTCGCAACCGACGCAAAAACTGGGTAAATAG
- a CDS encoding LysR family transcriptional regulator yields MDIKQLRAFVVLVEQGNYRLAAERLCITQPALSKQIQALETLLGTRLFNRGRQGAQLTASGQRLYPEAQALVDRHLQFQQHALRVVQGAAGRLALGFGLSSFHLAPQLVAAFRQRFPAVAVGLEDLPSERQYQLLLQGELQVGFVRLPVSAPLRATALLSDRLVLAAPSALALRAETLMARFNSLPLLQLTPKRGRGLSDQSLRFIAAHQLTPNVVQQAGDIQTLLALVAAGIGVALLPHSVTHIVPTGIDILPLSGEATEWQVGIAWNPQQPDALRDNFIQVALATVQVP; encoded by the coding sequence ATGGATATAAAACAACTGCGCGCCTTCGTGGTGCTGGTCGAACAGGGTAATTATCGCCTGGCCGCGGAGCGGCTGTGCATCACTCAGCCGGCGTTGAGCAAACAGATACAGGCGCTGGAAACACTGCTGGGGACCCGGCTGTTTAACCGTGGCCGTCAGGGCGCTCAGCTTACCGCCAGCGGGCAGCGGTTGTATCCCGAAGCCCAGGCGTTGGTCGATCGGCATCTGCAGTTTCAGCAGCACGCTCTGCGGGTGGTGCAAGGGGCTGCGGGGCGGCTGGCGCTCGGGTTTGGCCTGTCCAGCTTCCATTTGGCGCCGCAGTTGGTCGCCGCCTTCCGCCAACGTTTTCCCGCGGTTGCCGTGGGGTTGGAGGATTTGCCTTCGGAGCGGCAATATCAGCTGTTATTGCAGGGCGAATTGCAGGTGGGGTTCGTGCGGTTACCGGTCAGTGCGCCGTTGCGGGCCACGGCATTGCTGAGCGATCGGCTGGTATTGGCGGCGCCATCGGCGCTGGCGCTGCGAGCGGAAACCCTGATGGCGCGATTTAACTCGTTGCCGCTGTTGCAACTGACGCCAAAACGCGGGCGCGGTCTGAGCGATCAGTCGTTGCGCTTTATTGCCGCGCATCAATTGACGCCGAATGTGGTGCAGCAGGCCGGCGACATCCAGACGCTGCTGGCGTTGGTCGCCGCGGGCATTGGCGTGGCGCTGTTGCCGCACAGCGTCACCCATATTGTGCCGACGGGCATCGATATCTTGCCGTTAAGCGGTGAGGCGACCGAATGGCAGGTGGGCATTGCCTGGAACCCGCAGCAACCCGACGCGTTGCGGGATAATTTTATTCAGGTTGCGCTGGCGACGGTGCAGGTGCCTTAA
- a CDS encoding GNAT family N-acetyltransferase, whose translation MPLITTAPPLLTERLRLDAHTLDDFESLAAMWADPEVVRYIGGTPRDGEDSWGRLMRYVGHWALLGYGYWAVRDKISGAYLGGIGFSDFQRTITPALDAPEMGWTLVTAAQGKGYATEALRAALAWGKEHLPSDKAVCIISPENQPSLALARKVGFSESHRSEYHQKPIVVMHCSL comes from the coding sequence ATGCCGCTTATCACCACCGCCCCACCGCTGCTGACCGAACGTTTACGCCTGGATGCGCATACACTTGACGACTTTGAATCGCTGGCCGCCATGTGGGCCGATCCCGAGGTGGTGCGCTATATCGGCGGCACCCCAAGGGATGGTGAAGACTCCTGGGGCCGCCTGATGCGTTACGTCGGCCACTGGGCGCTATTAGGTTATGGCTACTGGGCGGTACGCGATAAAATCAGCGGCGCTTATCTTGGCGGCATCGGTTTTTCCGACTTCCAGCGCACTATTACCCCGGCGCTCGACGCCCCGGAGATGGGCTGGACGCTGGTTACGGCGGCTCAAGGCAAAGGGTATGCCACCGAAGCGTTGCGGGCGGCGTTGGCCTGGGGGAAAGAGCACTTACCCAGCGATAAGGCGGTATGCATTATCTCGCCGGAGAACCAGCCTTCGCTGGCATTGGCGAGAAAAGTCGGTTTTAGCGAAAGTCACCGCAGTGAATACCACCAGAAGCCGATTGTGGTGATGCACTGCTCCTTATGA
- a CDS encoding GntP family transporter, producing the protein MSTSMLLTIAVLGVVLLLLMVIKAKIQPFVALLVVSLLVALASGIPTGEVMKVMTAGMGGVLGSVTIIIGLGAMLGRMIEHSGGAESLAQRFSKALGPKRTVAALTTAAFILGIPVFFDVGFIILAPIIYGFAKVAKVSPLKFGLPMAGVMLTVHVALPPHPGPVAAAGLLNADIGWLTIIGLAICIPVGVIGYFAAKWLNRKTYPLSIEVLEQLQLAAPEPAPEGKAPLSDRINPPGAGLVAALIVIPIAIIMLGTVSATLLAPGSALRDTLSLLGAPAVALMIALLLAFYFLAMRRGWSLQHTSDVMGAALPTAAVVILVTGAGGVFGKVLVESGVGKALADVLTTIGLPLIPAAFIISLALRASQGSATVAILTTGGLLSEAVSGLNQLQLVLVTLATCFGGLGLSHVNDSGFWIVTKYLGMSVADGLKTWTVLTTLLGLSGFLFTWLLWLAV; encoded by the coding sequence ATGTCTACTTCTATGCTTTTGACGATTGCCGTATTAGGTGTGGTGCTGCTCCTGCTGATGGTCATAAAGGCCAAGATCCAACCCTTTGTCGCCCTGTTGGTGGTCAGCCTGCTGGTGGCGTTGGCCAGCGGCATTCCTACCGGTGAAGTAATGAAAGTGATGACCGCCGGAATGGGCGGCGTACTGGGTTCGGTGACCATTATCATCGGTTTGGGCGCCATGCTCGGCCGAATGATCGAGCATTCCGGCGGCGCAGAATCGCTGGCCCAACGCTTCAGCAAGGCTTTGGGGCCAAAGCGCACCGTTGCCGCACTGACCACCGCCGCATTTATTCTCGGCATCCCGGTCTTTTTCGACGTCGGCTTTATCATCCTGGCACCGATCATCTACGGTTTTGCCAAGGTCGCTAAAGTTTCACCGCTGAAGTTCGGTCTGCCGATGGCCGGCGTGATGCTGACGGTGCACGTCGCCCTGCCGCCGCATCCCGGCCCGGTCGCCGCTGCCGGATTGTTGAACGCTGACATCGGCTGGCTGACCATTATCGGCCTCGCGATCTGCATTCCGGTAGGCGTTATCGGCTATTTTGCGGCGAAGTGGTTAAACCGCAAAACCTATCCGCTGTCGATCGAGGTGCTGGAACAGTTGCAACTGGCGGCACCGGAACCGGCGCCTGAAGGCAAAGCGCCGTTAAGCGATCGCATCAATCCACCTGGTGCCGGCCTGGTGGCCGCGCTGATCGTAATCCCGATAGCAATCATCATGCTGGGCACCGTTTCCGCCACGCTGCTCGCACCGGGTTCGGCGTTGCGCGATACATTGTCGCTGCTCGGCGCACCGGCGGTGGCGTTAATGATTGCCCTGCTGCTGGCGTTCTATTTTCTGGCGATGCGTCGCGGCTGGAGCCTGCAGCATACCAGCGACGTCATGGGCGCGGCGCTGCCTACTGCCGCCGTGGTGATCCTGGTGACCGGCGCGGGCGGCGTGTTCGGTAAAGTCCTGGTGGAATCCGGCGTTGGCAAAGCCTTGGCCGATGTCCTGACCACCATCGGCCTGCCGTTGATTCCGGCGGCCTTTATCATCTCGCTGGCTCTGCGTGCCTCACAAGGATCTGCCACAGTGGCTATCCTGACGACCGGGGGTTTGCTGTCGGAAGCGGTCAGCGGACTGAATCAGCTACAACTGGTGCTGGTCACTCTCGCCACCTGCTTCGGCGGACTGGGCTTGTCGCATGTGAATGACTCCGGTTTTTGGATCGTCACCAAATACCTCGGCATGTCGGTCGCCGATGGCCTGAAAACCTGGACGGTACTGACCACACTACTCGGCCTGAGCGGTTTCCTGTTTACCTGGTTGCTGTGGCTGGCGGTGTAA
- a CDS encoding HPr family phosphocarrier protein, whose product MPKFAANLSMMFNELPFLARFEAAAAQGFNAVEFLFPYDYPAALLAEKLRSNGLQQVLFNTAPGNVEAGEWGLAAIPGRQQEARADIDRALTYAIALNCPSVHVMAGVVPPGEDWQRYRDTFIDNIRYAADSFANHGVKVLIEALSPAVKPHYLFSSQHQAAELLEAIDRPNVFVQFDFFHAQLVDGNISGLMHSLARRYAHIQIASVPDRHEPDDGELNYPWLFAQLDAIGYRGWIGCEYRPRGETCAGLGWIKPYL is encoded by the coding sequence ATGCCTAAATTTGCTGCCAATTTATCGATGATGTTCAACGAGCTGCCGTTTTTGGCGCGGTTCGAGGCCGCGGCCGCACAAGGTTTTAACGCCGTGGAGTTCCTGTTTCCCTACGACTATCCGGCCGCGCTGCTGGCGGAAAAATTGCGCAGCAACGGTTTGCAGCAGGTGCTGTTCAATACCGCTCCCGGCAATGTCGAAGCCGGTGAGTGGGGGTTGGCGGCAATACCGGGCCGCCAGCAAGAGGCGCGCGCGGATATCGACCGCGCCCTGACCTACGCCATTGCACTGAACTGCCCCAGCGTACATGTGATGGCCGGCGTCGTTCCCCCAGGCGAAGACTGGCAGCGCTACCGTGATACCTTTATCGACAATATCCGCTATGCTGCGGACAGCTTCGCCAACCACGGCGTCAAGGTGCTGATCGAAGCGCTCAGCCCAGCGGTCAAACCCCATTACCTGTTCTCCAGCCAACACCAGGCGGCAGAGCTGCTCGAAGCCATCGATCGACCGAACGTCTTCGTTCAGTTCGACTTTTTCCATGCCCAACTGGTGGACGGCAACATCAGCGGACTGATGCACTCCCTGGCCAGACGCTACGCTCATATTCAGATTGCCTCGGTGCCGGATCGCCATGAACCGGATGACGGCGAACTGAACTACCCGTGGCTGTTCGCCCAACTGGATGCCATCGGCTATCGAGGCTGGATCGGTTGTGAATATCGCCCGCGCGGCGAGACCTGCGCCGGGCTGGGTTGGATAAAACCTTACCTGTAA
- the otnC gene encoding 3-oxo-tetronate 4-phosphate decarboxylase gives MTITTEQQAREEMVRLGASFFQRGYATGSAGNLSLLLADGTLLATPTGSCLGELQAERLSKVSLNGEWLSGDKPSKEISFHRALYLNNPECKAVVHLHCTYLTALSCLQGLDVENAIKPFTPYVVMRVGEVPVVPYYRPGDLRLAEDLAKLAPTHRAFLLANHGPVVTGKDLRAAADNTEEMEDAAKLIFTLGDRPIRYLTDDEITELRS, from the coding sequence ATGACAATCACGACTGAACAACAGGCACGCGAAGAGATGGTGCGCCTGGGGGCCTCATTCTTCCAGCGCGGTTACGCCACCGGTTCTGCCGGTAACCTTTCGTTGCTGCTGGCGGACGGCACGCTACTGGCGACGCCGACAGGATCTTGTTTGGGCGAACTGCAAGCCGAGCGTTTGTCGAAAGTCAGTCTGAACGGCGAATGGCTGTCCGGCGATAAACCGTCGAAAGAGATCAGCTTTCACCGGGCGCTGTATCTGAATAACCCGGAATGCAAAGCGGTGGTCCATCTGCACTGTACCTACCTCACGGCGCTGTCGTGCCTGCAAGGGTTGGACGTCGAGAACGCGATCAAACCCTTTACCCCTTATGTGGTGATGCGGGTCGGCGAAGTGCCGGTGGTCCCTTACTACCGCCCCGGCGATCTGCGGCTGGCGGAGGATTTGGCCAAACTGGCACCGACCCACCGAGCCTTTTTGCTGGCCAATCACGGCCCGGTGGTGACGGGGAAAGATCTGCGAGCGGCAGCAGACAATACCGAAGAAATGGAGGATGCGGCCAAGCTGATTTTCACCCTCGGCGACCGCCCTATACGTTATTTGACCGATGACGAAATTACCGAGTTACGGAGCTGA
- the otnK gene encoding 3-oxo-tetronate kinase: MLLGVIADDFTGATDIAGFLVENGLSTVQLNGVPQETVRVDAQAVVISLKSRSCEPSQAIEQSLQALAWLKRQGCRQFYFKYCSTFDSTAQGNIGPVTDALLEALGESQTVISPALPVNGRTVYQGYLFVLGQLLSESGMRHHPVTPMTDSNLLRLMEAQAQGKCGLVTAAEMDRGAEAVTEKLQLLAQQGVRYVVLDTLNERHLLTQGEALKNMTLVTGGSGLAIGLARQWAQPGQGSPQNAGAPQGEKAVVLSGSCSVMTNQQVARYRQQAPAMAIDVARCLTEADRTMYVKELADWVQQQANAPLAPLLYATAEPEKLRQVQQQYGMAATSQAVESLFAGVVKQLRQHGFSRFIVAGGETSGVVTQALGIRGFHIGPSISPGVPWVRAIEQPVSLALKSGNFGDENFFARAQTEFPL; this comes from the coding sequence ATGCTGCTCGGCGTGATTGCAGATGATTTTACCGGCGCCACCGACATTGCCGGCTTTCTGGTGGAAAACGGCCTGTCGACGGTGCAGTTAAACGGCGTACCGCAAGAGACGGTGCGGGTCGACGCGCAGGCGGTAGTCATTAGCCTGAAATCAAGATCTTGCGAGCCATCGCAGGCGATTGAACAATCGTTACAGGCGCTGGCGTGGCTCAAGCGCCAGGGCTGCCGGCAATTTTATTTCAAGTATTGTTCGACCTTCGACAGCACCGCTCAAGGCAATATCGGCCCGGTGACCGACGCATTGCTTGAAGCGCTGGGCGAGAGTCAGACGGTGATCTCCCCGGCGCTCCCGGTCAACGGCCGTACCGTGTATCAGGGTTATCTGTTCGTGTTGGGGCAGCTGTTGTCGGAGTCCGGTATGCGCCATCACCCGGTTACGCCGATGACCGACAGCAACTTGCTGCGGCTGATGGAGGCGCAGGCTCAAGGGAAGTGTGGGTTGGTAACGGCCGCAGAAATGGATCGCGGTGCCGAAGCCGTGACGGAAAAGCTGCAGTTACTGGCGCAACAGGGTGTGCGCTATGTCGTGCTGGATACGCTGAATGAGCGGCACTTACTGACTCAGGGCGAAGCGCTGAAAAATATGACGCTGGTAACGGGCGGCTCCGGCCTGGCTATCGGCCTCGCACGTCAATGGGCTCAACCGGGGCAAGGCAGTCCGCAGAATGCGGGCGCCCCGCAGGGGGAAAAAGCGGTGGTACTTTCCGGCTCCTGCTCCGTCATGACCAATCAACAGGTCGCACGATACCGTCAGCAGGCTCCTGCCATGGCTATCGACGTGGCACGTTGCCTGACCGAGGCCGACCGCACGATGTATGTCAAAGAACTGGCCGACTGGGTGCAGCAGCAGGCGAACGCGCCATTGGCTCCGCTGCTGTATGCCACCGCAGAGCCTGAAAAACTGCGGCAGGTGCAGCAACAATACGGGATGGCAGCCACCAGTCAGGCGGTAGAGTCGCTGTTTGCCGGGGTGGTTAAACAGCTCCGGCAACATGGATTCAGCCGCTTTATCGTTGCCGGCGGCGAAACTTCCGGTGTGGTGACGCAGGCGCTGGGCATTCGCGGCTTCCATATCGGCCCCAGTATCTCTCCCGGCGTACCTTGGGTTCGCGCCATCGAACAACCGGTTTCACTGGCCCTTAAGTCGGGCAACTTTGGCGATGAAAACTTCTTCGCACGGGCGCAAACGGAGTTCCCATTATGA
- the ltnD gene encoding L-threonate dehydrogenase, whose amino-acid sequence MTQPGDFAVCIVGLGSMGLGAAKSCINAGLTTYGVDLNPQALATLQQAGAKQAATSADDFAAELDALLLLVVNAAQVKQILFGDNGLAAKLKPNTPVMVSSTISAADARQIEQKLLALGLNMLDAPVSGGAAKAAEGQMTVMASGADATFSQLQPVLDAIAGKVYRIGEEIGLGATVKIIHQLLAGVHIAAGAEAMALAARAGIPLDVMYDVVTHAAGNSWMFENRMRHVVDGDYAPKSAVDIFVKDLGLVADTAKALHFPLPLASTAFTMFTAASNAGFGKEDDSAVIKIFAGINLPQKKENA is encoded by the coding sequence ATGACACAACCAGGGGATTTTGCAGTGTGCATCGTAGGACTAGGTTCCATGGGCTTGGGGGCGGCGAAGTCGTGCATCAACGCCGGGCTGACGACTTACGGCGTCGATCTTAACCCTCAAGCACTGGCCACCTTGCAGCAGGCCGGGGCGAAACAAGCAGCCACCAGCGCAGACGATTTCGCAGCCGAGTTGGATGCCCTGCTGCTGCTGGTGGTCAATGCCGCGCAGGTGAAACAGATCCTGTTCGGCGATAACGGCCTGGCGGCAAAATTGAAACCGAATACGCCGGTGATGGTCTCTTCCACCATTTCCGCAGCCGACGCCAGGCAGATCGAACAAAAGCTGCTGGCACTCGGCCTGAACATGCTGGATGCACCGGTTTCCGGCGGGGCGGCAAAGGCCGCGGAAGGCCAGATGACGGTAATGGCTTCCGGCGCAGACGCTACCTTCAGCCAGTTGCAACCTGTCCTGGACGCCATTGCCGGCAAGGTCTATCGCATTGGCGAAGAGATTGGTCTGGGAGCTACGGTGAAAATCATCCACCAACTGCTGGCGGGGGTACATATCGCCGCCGGAGCTGAAGCCATGGCGCTGGCTGCCCGCGCTGGCATCCCCCTGGACGTGATGTACGATGTCGTCACCCACGCCGCCGGCAATTCATGGATGTTCGAGAACCGCATGCGCCACGTCGTCGACGGCGACTATGCGCCAAAATCGGCGGTGGATATCTTCGTGAAGGATCTGGGGTTGGTGGCAGATACCGCCAAAGCGTTGCATTTCCCGCTGCCGCTGGCGTCTACCGCTTTCACTATGTTCACCGCCGCCAGTAATGCCGGTTTCGGTAAAGAGGACGACAGCGCAGTGATCAAAATCTTCGCCGGCATCAATCTGCCGCAAAAGAAGGAGAACGCATGA
- the ygbI gene encoding DNA-binding transcriptional repressor YgbI, translating into MIPVERHQQILALVSERGVVSIAELTERLGVSHMTIRRDLQKLEEQGAVLAVSGGVQSAERIAIEPSHQDKEGMYSQQKAAIGQLAARQIPPNSCLYLDAGTTTLALAKHISEREDLTVVTNDFVIAGYLIEHSQCKIIHTGGTVCRENRSCVGEAAAQALRGLFIDLAFISASSWGMRGLSTPNEDKVMVKKAIVEASRRCILLSDASKYGKIATYLALPITVFDTIITDGNLPATAREAILQADITLMTTRE; encoded by the coding sequence GTGATACCTGTAGAACGCCATCAGCAAATTTTAGCGCTGGTATCAGAACGCGGGGTGGTCAGCATTGCTGAACTGACCGAGCGGCTGGGAGTGTCGCACATGACTATCCGCCGCGATCTGCAAAAGCTTGAGGAGCAGGGAGCGGTACTGGCGGTGTCGGGAGGGGTACAGTCCGCTGAACGGATCGCTATTGAACCTTCTCATCAGGATAAAGAAGGGATGTACAGCCAACAAAAGGCGGCCATCGGTCAGTTGGCTGCCCGGCAGATCCCGCCCAACAGCTGCCTTTATCTGGATGCGGGCACCACCACGCTGGCGCTGGCGAAGCACATCAGTGAGCGCGAAGATCTGACGGTGGTCACCAATGATTTCGTGATCGCGGGCTATCTGATCGAACATAGTCAGTGCAAGATCATTCATACCGGCGGCACTGTCTGCCGCGAGAACCGTTCGTGCGTCGGCGAAGCGGCCGCTCAGGCACTGCGTGGGCTGTTTATCGATCTGGCGTTCATTTCCGCTTCGTCATGGGGAATGCGCGGCCTGTCGACGCCGAATGAAGACAAGGTGATGGTGAAGAAGGCCATTGTCGAGGCCAGCCGCCGCTGTATCCTGCTCAGCGACGCCTCCAAATACGGCAAAATAGCCACCTATCTGGCGCTGCCGATTACGGTGTTTGACACTATTATTACCGATGGCAACCTACCTGCCACGGCGCGCGAAGCGATCCTGCAGGCGGATATCACGCTGATGACGACCAGAGAGTGA
- a CDS encoding molybdopterin-dependent oxidoreductase yields MNDKPRRPSTPALEPDQKKQLVNLQRRLMLRSGLTLGGIAMLTGCNMQDGDQVDKVLWAMSRWNDRVQAWLFSGQRLAQTYRPDQITHPFPFNAFYPEYNVPEVDLAGYRLEVSGKVEKTVPWTLEQLQRLPQQSQITRLICIEGWSAIGQWGGVPLRSFLQHVGADLNARYVGFKCADRYYSSIDMATALHPQTLLALDFGGKALPADYGYPLRLRVPTKLGFKNAKHIAAIFVSDTNPGGYWEDQGYNWFSGI; encoded by the coding sequence ATGAATGATAAACCACGGCGCCCTTCGACGCCGGCCCTGGAACCGGATCAGAAAAAACAGCTGGTCAATCTGCAACGTCGGCTGATGCTGCGCTCCGGCCTGACGCTGGGCGGCATCGCCATGCTGACCGGCTGCAACATGCAAGACGGCGATCAGGTGGATAAAGTGCTGTGGGCCATGTCGCGCTGGAACGATCGGGTGCAGGCCTGGCTGTTCAGCGGCCAGCGGCTGGCGCAAACCTATCGGCCGGATCAGATTACCCATCCCTTCCCGTTCAACGCGTTTTACCCCGAATACAACGTACCTGAGGTGGATCTCGCCGGTTATCGGCTGGAGGTTTCCGGCAAGGTGGAGAAAACCGTGCCCTGGACGCTGGAACAATTGCAGCGCCTGCCGCAGCAAAGCCAGATAACCCGATTGATCTGCATCGAGGGCTGGAGCGCCATCGGGCAATGGGGCGGCGTACCGCTGCGCAGCTTCCTGCAGCATGTCGGGGCGGATCTGAATGCCCGCTACGTCGGTTTTAAATGCGCGGATCGTTATTACTCCAGCATCGACATGGCCACGGCACTGCACCCGCAGACGCTGCTGGCGCTGGATTTCGGCGGCAAGGCGCTGCCGGCGGACTATGGCTACCCGTTGCGGCTGCGGGTGCCCACCAAGCTGGGCTTCAAGAACGCCAAGCATATCGCCGCCATTTTTGTCAGCGATACCAATCCCGGCGGCTACTGGGAAGATCAGGGTTATAACTGGTTTAGCGGTATTTAG
- a CDS encoding cytochrome b/b6 domain-containing protein, translated as MTTNAPRPVHRWPVRITHWVNLFAMVCMFMSGWEIYNASPLFGFRFPPQMTLGGWLGGAIGWHLAVMWLLAFNALCYLLWSLFSGHFRRDLLPLGIGALRRDIGQALTLRLKHQHGRYNAIQKLMYLGVLLLGLLLVLSGLAIWKPVQLQGLVRLFGGFDTARYVHFFAMSAIGLFVVIHLLMVIIVPRTLWAMITGGKHE; from the coding sequence ATGACAACCAACGCGCCGCGGCCGGTGCATCGCTGGCCGGTTCGGATCACCCATTGGGTTAACCTGTTCGCCATGGTTTGCATGTTCATGAGCGGCTGGGAAATCTACAACGCTTCACCGCTGTTCGGCTTCCGCTTTCCACCGCAGATGACGCTCGGCGGCTGGCTGGGCGGCGCGATTGGCTGGCATCTGGCGGTGATGTGGCTGCTGGCCTTTAACGCACTGTGCTACCTGCTGTGGAGCCTGTTCAGCGGCCATTTCCGGCGCGATCTGCTGCCGCTCGGCATCGGCGCGCTGCGGCGCGATATCGGGCAGGCGCTGACGCTGCGTTTGAAGCATCAACATGGCCGCTATAACGCCATTCAGAAGTTGATGTACCTGGGCGTACTGTTACTGGGGCTGCTGCTGGTGCTCTCAGGACTGGCCATCTGGAAACCCGTGCAGCTACAAGGCCTGGTGCGCCTGTTCGGCGGGTTTGACACCGCGCGCTACGTGCACTTTTTCGCCATGTCCGCCATTGGGTTATTTGTGGTGATTCACCTGCTCATGGTGATTATCGTGCCACGCACGCTATGGGCAATGATTACGGGCGGCAAACATGAATGA